In Cryptomeria japonica chromosome 1, Sugi_1.0, whole genome shotgun sequence, the sequence CAATATTTCACAGAATCTTATGTGTGAAGAACTCGTGCCTTGTTGACGAAATGGAATATCCAAGGTGACAACagtattgaatgtgtgccatagagctAGTGCCATTGAGTGCGATGTATATAATGGCCTATCCATAACTGGTGGAAGCTGTGCAAGATCACCAATAAAAATGACTGAGACAcctgcaaatgattcatgttgtttgCTGGGGAAAGCTTTCCgcaatcttttatcaatcttaatgagtaattgagggccaacaaagctcatttcatctattaaaatgtaaTGTAAGTGTTTGCATTGTTCTTGAAACATTAATAGGGAATGGTCtgttaagggtttgtattcttgaatgggtATACGGAGGGCAAcatggattgtggttgcttggatattatatgtGGAGACACCTAttggtgctagtacaagcaaaGGGCATTGTGCAAGTTCTGTATTTGAATTTAACTGTTTGCGTATGCAGTCAATTAGAAATGATTTTCCAGTGCCTGCAGTGCCTTGAATGATTAATCGTAATGGTGAAGAATGCAGGTTGTGTTCAGCATGAGTCTTAATAATATCAAGTGCAATCATTTGGTTTCATGCAAGCTCATAGTTAGTAGGTGCATTTAAATGTGGATTGGCAAGATAGTGCGATGCATGGCTTTTCTCTGTTAAAATAAAGTTAAATGCTTTTGAATGCAGTGTTTCATCAGGTATAGAAGCAGTCCAATCAAACTGTAGATCAAAATCACGTTTGCCAAACAGTTGAAGAGCAGCAACATTGAAGTTGTTTGATGCCCCCATTTGTGACAAAAACTCCTATTCGTATAGGCCTTCTTGAGTTGTTTGATGAATATCTTCTACTTGCAgctcttcatcattttctgtggTGATGTGTTCTTCAAAACCATTTACATGCCAGTGAATGTAATGTGTACTTTGAAGATGTTTCCAATTTATGATAATTTCTTCAGGTGTGCTCCCTATATGTAGAGGAATAATTCGAAATGGTTTGTAAAGAAGCAATTCTGTCCAACAGAAACTTTCAAAACTGTTGTCCTCTTCTAAAGGTAATGATTTCTAttgtgggtagacatttacaattgcgggtagctttcttttcatccatttacatgatttacgGTGCTTAGAGTATGTATATAGCTGGGTTGAATGAAGCAGAGTGAGGTTTGCTAATTTTGGTGGTCGGTTCATGTAGTTTGAGGTGTAAGATATCGTTGTTTGAGTTTGTTCATCACAATTAGCTACACGCTGGAAGATTCTTTTACCAACATTCAGTGTTACAAATTGGCATGTAcaagatatcaatgggagtttaagtagcatgtgacaagtttcttgtgcgCTAATGTCCCTATCAGCAACTATTCCCATGAGTAGCCTTTGGTATGCCAAGAGGATTGTATCATCTAAATTTGTTGAGTCAACTATatgtttcaagatatcaatataGCTTTCTGACTTTTGTTCAGTTTTTGATGCATACTTTGAAATATATTGTAGAACTGTTGTTTTGGAGCAGACAAGTTGGCAGTCAACATTTGCTCTCCATATGGCGAGCATTGTAGGATTATGTACATTTAGGCGGGTATCATTCCTTGCTGGTTTGTATGATGGGTTATTGGTCTGGTCTAATATTAGTGAGGAGTCAGGTTGTTCAGGCCAAGGAGCTTTGTATTGGCATTAAAGGATTGAGTTTTTTTCCTCAAGCAGGTAGACTCTAAACACTTCGTATGCCGTTGAACAGCATTGAGCAACTCAGTGTAATCAGTACAAGGATCTGTTTTGGATATGATCTCTGTATTTGCAAGGCATGGATCTGAAATTACAGGCATATATTGCCTATTCAAGTGAGCTTCTGCAGGACGTGGATTCCATGCTGTGATGTACTGGTCAAAGAAGTGTTTAATTGATTGGATATTTGCAGGATCTGACCAGTcaaggttatcaatatttggtgCATGTGGTAACCAAAGGAAGCCATGTATATGTGCAGATCCTcagtgttgccattcatatctgtacCAGTGGTCAATAGCTTTCAGTTCTTTGACAATCACTTCATCTcaaaagatttgaaatcttaagtgtAAGTACAAAGCTGTaatgtgaggattattgattaaattttTGATAAATTGTCTTCTGTTGTTAGGTGTTGTAGCTGACTTTGACTTTGGAAATAACTTATGCAAATCTGGCCATTTTGTGTCAGCTGAGCTTAAGGTGAAGAATAGTGTAGGTGCACCTAACTGTTGTATCATTGATGTAAGGTCACGTCGGGACTTGCTCCAAAATACCCGGGTGCCACGCAATGAGGCTGCATATCGCATGATGTGATTTGGTAATTCACTTGACGGTGTGTTCTACAAGTATTCCTTTAAACCATAAAGATTTTGTGGAAGACTATCTTGTAGATTAGTCTTAATGAAGACATAAGCTGATTGCTGGGATCAGTGTCTCATCAtgagattgtagatataatatctaaagcgaacatgttgcccaaatctttgatcatagtatttgatcaagtgcaaagcatattcatgtaaatgtacttgctttgctctttgttgtagtggtaaagcGATTCCAGTAGGGAAAAGCATTGGGAATGCCATGGAAATGAGGCCCTCagtattgtactcattgataggGGTCGCACTTATTTTTGGCCAAGGAATAACATTGTTGATGCTATTATCTAAATGGAGGATGTTTTTTATTGCATCAAGTTCAGGTATTGATGATGGTAGCTGTGGGATAAATGAGGAAGTATTCTCCCTGGTTTGGTCTTCGTTATCAATATTCGGTAGAATAGAGgtatcttcaacaacatcttcttgcAGGGAATGCACTGCATGCAGCAACTCTGTAATGTCAGTGGTTTGCTCTGGCAATAGAAGCACTACATCTAGATCAATGATTACATCCTTGTAGTATTCATCatgtttcattttgtaagtcaatgcatTCATGACGTGAAGTCTATTCACGTAACAGTCATGAGTTAAACCTTGCAAATTAGTTCTACGGACAATTAGAATTTCTTATTGGTTAATGTGGAGAGGTAATGTTATTACAATATTagaaatatcttgtgggaagtttattgtatggccagaatatttgtattgacctccccttgcatgtgttacttgtaaaacaggggcaattcttgatatgagcatttcttctacttgagagagagactttaaaatataaggttgctcacctgggtccatattgtttgataatgagaagCAGTGGAGGACTTTTTCACCATAACATCTCATGCACAGAACTACATGATTGACTTTTTTAATAGTCATGGCCACATACATTTCTTTACAAATAGAACATGGTTGTGTCATCTCCAACATGTCAATCTTTTTACGGAAATTAGACAATGTCTTTTGAAATGAAGCACCCTTCATAGCAAGTTCAAGAGCAGTAGAAAATGTTTGATTGAGATTAATTTGCTCAACATTACTATTTTTTGTTTCTAATAACTTTCTTGAATTATTGGAAGATCTATGAAGTGCATGACGCTTCAGTTGTCTTTTCTTGGAGATATCGCCTCTGTTCTTTGCATAATAAGTTCTATTGGTCTAGCTTCtcttcaatttgatagcatcaatttCTTGAGGGCAAGATTGGATAGATATATAATATTTGAAAGAGACCAGACGTATGTCAGAAATTTTATAATTGAAGGTAGTTAACTTTGAAGCATGTATGAAGAATGTATGAGAATTGAAAATTCCTTCATGTATGGTTATGTGATTTTAGAGGATTTGTTGTGTATGTAAAttgcttttgttgtgttgttgCGGTCGTTGACTCAACTTATATGTCTAGCTTTTGATATACTTGTAAATGACTTTAGTTGAAAACCATGGGTTGTGGGAAGTCATAAATTGACTTTGTAGTGTTGTACTGCATACACAAGTTGTTGTTAGCAACTTGGCTTTTCTAAAGCTAGTATTGTCATATACGTATACGTTATATATAGTAATGTTtgatacatacacatgtatgtatacatgtacacatgtatatacacatatgaattaaatatttgaagtgttgcatacaaacatatgcacatatataactacacatgtatatatcaCAAAAATTGACACtatgaataatatatatatatatatatatcaatgtatatatgtataattgtTTGTTGTTCTTAGTTGTTTTGTGTTTTGAAAATCATGAATGTAATATAGGTATGCACAACTATAGTAAATTATGATGCATACagatgtatgtacacatatacacatgtacatatacatataataaaaaaaatcaaagttttgtatatgaacataagcacatatataactacatgtgTATTTCGAAAACACTATAACTATGAATACTCATATATAGTTCTGTATTGTATTGTTATATAGAAAGATATTAGACCAGAAAAAGAACATTATACgtgcatatatgtatattttttttgcaaataacatagTGTTAATACATTTAAAAGTAATGAATATGACTGAAAGTAACTTATGTGAAGAGCAAAAACTTTCAAAGAGATAATTGGCAGATGTAAGAAATGTCCATACAGATATTTATAGAAGcatagttgtttttgttaaacgtAATTGTTTGTATAGGTAAAAGTATTAAATATGAAAATTAGCTAATAGTATAATTATATTGTAAATTGGAAAgtttaaaaattagaaaagatgCGTTATAATTCTAAGTCTCTATACTTAGGCAGCTAATTTCTGCAAGCAGTGCATGGCACTCAACTTTGAAGTCAACAGGAGCAACTTTATTGATCGTCACTTTCATCTTGGATTCTGAATTGTATGTCTCAGTAGAAACCAGCAGTGTGAATGAATAGTAATGTGACTGTACTCTCTTGATCACTGAGGAAGTTGTTTCTATTGTTGTTGCATCGTTTTGTAGTGCATAGAGTTGTCTTGCAGTTTTGAGTAGCAAGTGATTGCCACCCTCATCAAATGCAGTGGACCATAGAGTACCTATGGCATCTTGCAACTTTAGAGGCAAGAGGTAACTATAATTATAGTCTTGCATACTCATTTGACATCTAGAGCAGAACCAAGAATCATCAGCTTGATGTGTACATTTTTTCTTGCAAGGCCTTCCATTGACTATCAATGGGCAAGCTGTGTAATAGAAATTTTGGTCATTGACGTTGACATAGCGTAGAATAGCTAGCAATGTTGTCTGAATTATTTTTGGTTTGATTCTCATCCGCTCACGCATTGAAGAGATTGTCATTCTAGTATATTTGccatctatgtggatagtttcTGCAACAAAGGGTACAACAAGCAAAGGGTCCTTTCCTCTTGATGCTAGAAGGTCTGCTTCTGGAAAAGTtgggttgatatgtaatgttgtTGCAACTGTTATGTTTACAAGCTTCCCATTGAAATAGCCAACACGAGCATTACGTAAAGCAAGGATAACAACACTATCATTGGTCAACATATTTTTCAATTCCAAGCCCTTTTGTTCTGCTATTGGGCCCCAaaagttgatgtcaattgttgaacTAGATAGATCATTAATTTTCACCACACGTTTTTGTGTTTGACTGTCATCTTTCCTATGAATAGGAATGAAATCTCCAACATATAGAACAAGACCAATAACGTCAACCAGTGTATTATTTGTTAGTTGAAACAATTCGCCAATGGGCGTAAAAGGAGAAGTTTGTTGATCTGCTTGTTCTTCGTTGGTGCAGCGTTTTACTATGGATGTATCAGACAAGGCAATTTCTAAAtgattgtttagtttgttgtaccttGCATTTGTCTCCTTAACAGATCcttttgaaataatataatgtgaACCTATGTCCACACGATTACAGTGTAACTTAGCTATCTCATCAAAACATGTAATTCTAATTTCAGAACCATCACAAtcaacaatgtcaaagctaaaGACATGGCCATTTTTGGTGGTTGTGCTATATGCCTTAATAGGTCGTTTATGAGTAACTCTCCCTttgattgtccatttattttggtatggattcaaagtTTTTATAGGAGTTATATTTTGAGAAGTTGTTGTTTGTGGGGATGGCAATTCAGTTGCAAACTGAAGCGACTGTTTAGATGTTGATGGTTTGTCCTCAGACATAAtttctggttgttgttctttgaataGATATTCTGGTTTTCCAAAGAACGGGCAAACACTTTGTTTCACTTCCAGACTAAGTATTACAATAGTCATGTGAAAACAAAAGACTTCTTCTTAAATTAATGTTAATTATACATAAATGAAATTCAAAAAAGCTGaaacatattgtatttaataatcatagttgatttcctaccttgtgttccatatgtatcGGCATGTATAGCTCAATAACTGGACTATTGTGCCTACTTTTAGAATATCTGAATCTATCAGAGTAGCATATCTAGAAGGCAAGATTGCCAACTGCATCTATTTGCCATCAGATAACACTAATTTATGTCTGCCAGTATCATCTGTGTTGTTCTGCATTTTCTAAAATGACAAAACTTGTAGCAATGCTGAAGGAAGGTCATCTCCAGCATTGATAGATTGGATTGCAAAAGGGGTAGGGACATACTCTTGGTTTGTtgcctacaaaaaataatatgaatatagaggatttaattttAACGGGAACCAGCTCATATATTTGCTCACTTGTTAATGTAAAGCTTGTGTTAGTAAACTATGTAATCAAGCTATGGTATGTATACAGTATGCATCTACTTTTGTACTATGCTATAAAAAAAGGATGCATATGGTAATGAAAAGGATGGTATGCAAAACAGCAATGAACTCTCCAAAAAAAGAGCATAAAAGCTTTCTATATTGAAAAGCTTTGATAATTTAGCTTACCAAATTGTCAATAGTGGAATGGTCTATGGATTCGGAGGTAGCTGCTGAAGATGCcattgtgcatatataccttttgagaattaaaagtaaattataagCATGATGAATTCTAGTTCTTATATCAGAATACAATCACAAGATGATGTAAGCCTATCGAAGGTATATATGCACAAGTAGAGTAAAATTAACTGAGCATAGAGTAACattgctacaattttttttttgtttcaaatgcTAGTGAattgatcataatgtgattgaTACATGCATTGAAAGCGATAATTGCTCATATGTTGATAAGCtcaaaaaacattaaatatgaCATAATGATTTATATATTTGAGAGCATATTAGCAAAATATGAGTTTATCTGATCAAAGATCTTTCAAAATACGGTATGGTTTTGTCTGTTTTGAATGTTAACCAAAATATGAATAtaacttttcaaagattgaataattacaacaacatagGATCAACCCAAGCAACCCATCCGAGGTCATTATCACTCCATTTAAATACTTtgtctcccaatgtgaaaataaccgTTGGATCAAGTAATTGTTCAGTACTTGGCATTGGCAAAGGTGCTACTTCAATACTATGTACACTTGTTACACCACTAGAAGATGTAGACAGGTTGACTATTGTTTGCTTTGGTGATTTATGTTCATAGTGGGCAATGATCTTTCTGAGGTTACTCTTTAACTTGTCGCTTTCTTGCAACATGCTATCAATTACATTGTTGATGTCCTCTGTTGCTTTCAAATTTGTATCCATTCTTGAAATTTGATTGTGTTAGTGTGGTTGTTTTCTGTTTGAATGATAGATTGGAAAT encodes:
- the LOC131074491 gene encoding replication protein A 70 kDa DNA-binding subunit E-like, coding for MSEDKPSTSKQSLQFATELPSPQTTTSQNITPIKTLNPYQNKWTIKGRVTHKRPIKAYSTTTKNGHVFSFDIVDCDGSEIRITCFDEIAKLHCNRVDIGSHYIISKGSVKETNARYNKLNNHLEIALSDTSIVKRCTNEEQADQQTSPFTPIGELFQLTNNTLVDVIGLVLYVGDFIPIHRKDDSQTQKRVVKINDLSSSTIDINFWGPIAEQKGLELKNMLTNDSVVILALRNARVGYFNGKLVNITVATTLHINPTFPEADLLASRGKDPLLVVPFVAETIHIDGKYTRMTISSMRERMRIKPKIIQTTLLAILRYVNVNDQNFYYTACPLIVNGRPCKKKCTHQADDSWFCSRCQMSMQDYNYSYLLPLKLQDAIGTLWSTAFDEGGNHLLLKTARQLYALQNDATTIETTSSVIKRVQSHYYSFTLLVSTETYNSESKMKVTINKVAPVDFKVECHALLAEISCLSIET